The Staphylococcus haemolyticus region GTATTTCTGGAGGAACTGTAGAAGTAAGTGGCAATGAAATTAATCAACTTAAAGATAAGCAGTTAGCACAATTTCGTAAGAAAGAACTTGGATTTATCTTCCAAGATTATAGTGTCTTACCTACCTTAACTGTTAAAGAAAACATTATGTTGCCACTATCCGTTCAAAAAGTAAGTAAAGATGAGATGGAACAAAATTATAAAGAAGTTACTGAAGCACTCGGTATTTATGAGTTAAGCGATAAATATCCAAGCGAAATATCAGGTGGTCAGCAACAACGTACCGCTGCCGCACGTGCATTCGTTCATAAACCGGCTATTATCTTTGCCGATGAACCGACAGGAGCACTTGATTCGAAAAGTGCGCAAGACTTACTCAACCGTCTAGAAGATATGAACGAGCGATTCAATAGCACGATAATCATGGTAACTCATGACCCATCTGCAGCGAGTTTCGCACAGCGTGTCATTATGTTAAAAGATGGCAATATTCATTCAGAAATCCATCAAGAAGATAAATCT contains the following coding sequences:
- a CDS encoding ABC transporter ATP-binding protein, with protein sequence MPILNVNHLSKVYGSKQKYKALHDINFSVDKGEFVAIMGPSGSGKTTLLNVISSIDSISGGTVEVSGNEINQLKDKQLAQFRKKELGFIFQDYSVLPTLTVKENIMLPLSVQKVSKDEMEQNYKEVTEALGIYELSDKYPSEISGGQQQRTAAARAFVHKPAIIFADEPTGALDSKSAQDLLNRLEDMNERFNSTIIMVTHDPSAASFAQRVIMLKDGNIHSEIHQEDKSKREFYNEIIQLQSALGGVANDV